A single window of Solanum dulcamara chromosome 5, daSolDulc1.2, whole genome shotgun sequence DNA harbors:
- the LOC129889148 gene encoding uncharacterized protein LOC129889148 isoform X1, translating to MSKLGKDIFADLLHYPKVSWVRAFFQEHSKCDVVENNMCETFNSWIISCRHKSIITMLEEIRKKIMIRTVDMIKFANTWISDIAFMARLILQENKDKSRTCKVLWNADVRFEIGEREYKHTINLADRVCSCRTWQLRDIPCQHAITALCHIEQEPEPLVEHWYKKDTFLKAYSHFIQPIPNMKMWPETNNPRIEPPEPKPMPDRPARSRRKGKDEPRKKYGKMSKQGVKQNCSMCKQQGHNKRYCKVADQSSEAATHNSQFTGQSSQGSCQPKPKNFSQPEPKKTLQAEPTTFSQPASTTSSKHASSTTVCADTSRVKRVNDTSSSQPPSYVDTSIPFTRGITSQLPRRERKTVGQKRRVAATGEDSARGGTKKSSYGGSRTSSQRILPTGSNFKDASSTGIDLGFKTRGLRWKNKDVVTTNQLQQMANKKKK from the exons ATGAGCAAACTTGGTAAGGATATTTTTGCTGACCTATTGCATTATCCAAAGGTGTCATGGGTTAGGGCATTCTTTCAAGAGCATTCCAAATGTGATGTAGTTGAAAATAACATGTGTGAAACCTTTAACTCATGGATTATATCATGTagacacaaatctataataacCATGTTGGAGGAAATTAGGAAAAAGATAATGATAAGAACTGTGGATATGATTAAGTTTGCCAACACCTGGATATCTGATATTGCATTTATGGCTAGACTTATCTTACAGGAGAATAAGGACAAGTCTAGGACATGCAAGGTGCTTTGGAATGCTGATGTTAGGTTTGAGATTGGAGAAAGGGAGTACAAGCATACAATTAACTTGGCTGATAGAGTTTGTAGTTGTAGAACTTGGCAACTGAGAGACATTCCATGCCAACATGCTATTACTGCTTTGTGTCACATAGAACAGGAGCCTGAACCTCTTGTGGAGCATTGGTATAAGAAGGATACTTTCTTAAAGGCTTATAGTCATTTCATCCAACCAATTCCAAATATGAAGATGTGGCCTGAAACTAACAATCCAAGGATTGAACCTCCTGAACCTAAACCAATGCCTGACAGACCTGCAAGAAGTAGaagaaagggcaaagatgaaccaAGAAAGAAGTATGGAAAAATGTCTAAACAAGGAGTGAAACAGAATTGTTCCATGTGTAAACAACAAGGTCATAACAAGAGATATTGCAAG GTTGCTGATCAAAGTTCAGAAGCAGCTACCCATAATTCACAATTTACTGGTCAAAGCTCACAAGGAAGTTGCCAACCTAAACCAAAAAACTTCAGTCAACCTGAACCAAAAAAGACTCTACAAGCTGAACCAACAACATTCAGCCAACCTGCATCAACTACATCAAGCAAGCATGCTTCTTCAACAACAGTTTGTGCTGATACAAGTAGAGTTAAGAGGGTGAATGATACAAGCTCAAGCCAACCACCATCATATGTGGATACAAgtattccttttacaagaggaataacaagtcAACTACCTCGGAGGGAAAGAAAGACTGTTGGACAAAAGAGACGAGTTGCAGCAACTGGAGAAGACTCTGCAAGAGGGGGGACAAAGAAATCATCATATGGTGGATCAA GGACTTCAAGTCAAAGAATTCTACCAACAGGTTCAAATTTTAAGGATGCAAGTTCAACAGGCATAGACCTTGGTTTTAAGACTAGAGGCTTGAGATGGAAAAATAAAGATGTTGTCACTACCAACCAGTTGCAGCAAATggcaaacaaaaagaagaagtaa
- the LOC129889148 gene encoding uncharacterized protein LOC129889148 isoform X2, whose translation MSKLGKDIFADLLHYPKVSWVRAFFQEHSKCDVVENNMCETFNSWIISCRHKSIITMLEEIRKKIMIRTVDMIKFANTWISDIAFMARLILQENKDKSRTCKVLWNADVRFEIGEREYKHTINLADRVCSCRTWQLRDIPCQHAITALCHIEQEPEPLVEHWYKKDTFLKAYSHFIQPIPNMKMWPETNNPRIEPPEPKPMPDRPARSRRKGKDEPRKKYGKMSKQGVKQNCSMCKQQGHNKRYCKVADQSSEAATHNSQFTGQSSQGSCQPKPKNFSQPEPKKTLQAEPTTFSQPASTTSSKHASSTTVCADTSRVKRVNDTSSSQPPSYVDTSIPFTRGITSQLPRRERKTVGQKRRVAATGEDSARGGTKKSSYGGSSNVGFGIFTSATRDFKSKNSTNRFKF comes from the exons ATGAGCAAACTTGGTAAGGATATTTTTGCTGACCTATTGCATTATCCAAAGGTGTCATGGGTTAGGGCATTCTTTCAAGAGCATTCCAAATGTGATGTAGTTGAAAATAACATGTGTGAAACCTTTAACTCATGGATTATATCATGTagacacaaatctataataacCATGTTGGAGGAAATTAGGAAAAAGATAATGATAAGAACTGTGGATATGATTAAGTTTGCCAACACCTGGATATCTGATATTGCATTTATGGCTAGACTTATCTTACAGGAGAATAAGGACAAGTCTAGGACATGCAAGGTGCTTTGGAATGCTGATGTTAGGTTTGAGATTGGAGAAAGGGAGTACAAGCATACAATTAACTTGGCTGATAGAGTTTGTAGTTGTAGAACTTGGCAACTGAGAGACATTCCATGCCAACATGCTATTACTGCTTTGTGTCACATAGAACAGGAGCCTGAACCTCTTGTGGAGCATTGGTATAAGAAGGATACTTTCTTAAAGGCTTATAGTCATTTCATCCAACCAATTCCAAATATGAAGATGTGGCCTGAAACTAACAATCCAAGGATTGAACCTCCTGAACCTAAACCAATGCCTGACAGACCTGCAAGAAGTAGaagaaagggcaaagatgaaccaAGAAAGAAGTATGGAAAAATGTCTAAACAAGGAGTGAAACAGAATTGTTCCATGTGTAAACAACAAGGTCATAACAAGAGATATTGCAAG GTTGCTGATCAAAGTTCAGAAGCAGCTACCCATAATTCACAATTTACTGGTCAAAGCTCACAAGGAAGTTGCCAACCTAAACCAAAAAACTTCAGTCAACCTGAACCAAAAAAGACTCTACAAGCTGAACCAACAACATTCAGCCAACCTGCATCAACTACATCAAGCAAGCATGCTTCTTCAACAACAGTTTGTGCTGATACAAGTAGAGTTAAGAGGGTGAATGATACAAGCTCAAGCCAACCACCATCATATGTGGATACAAgtattccttttacaagaggaataacaagtcAACTACCTCGGAGGGAAAGAAAGACTGTTGGACAAAAGAGACGAGTTGCAGCAACTGGAGAAGACTCTGCAAGAGGGGGGACAAAGAAATCATCATATGGTGGATCAAGTAATGTTGGATTTGGCATATTCACAAGTGCAA CTAGGGACTTCAAGTCAAAGAATTCTACCAACAGGTTCAAATTTTAA
- the LOC129889148 gene encoding uncharacterized protein LOC129889148 isoform X3, producing MSKLGKDIFADLLHYPKVSWVRAFFQEHSKCDVVENNMCETFNSWIISCRHKSIITMLEEIRKKIMIRTVDMIKFANTWISDIAFMARLILQENKDKSRTCKVLWNADVRFEIGEREYKHTINLADRVCSCRTWQLRDIPCQHAITALCHIEQEPEPLVEHWYKKDTFLKAYSHFIQPIPNMKMWPETNNPRIEPPEPKPMPDRPARSRRKGKDEPRKKYGKMSKQGVKQNCSMCKQQGHNKRYCKVADQSSEAATHNSQFTGQSSQGSCQPKPKNFSQPEPKKTLQAEPTTFSQPASTTSSKHASSTTVCADTSRVKRVNDTSSSQPPSYVDTSIPFTRGITSQLPRRERKTVGQKRRVAATGEDSARGGTKKSSYGGSTRDFKSKNSTNRFKF from the exons ATGAGCAAACTTGGTAAGGATATTTTTGCTGACCTATTGCATTATCCAAAGGTGTCATGGGTTAGGGCATTCTTTCAAGAGCATTCCAAATGTGATGTAGTTGAAAATAACATGTGTGAAACCTTTAACTCATGGATTATATCATGTagacacaaatctataataacCATGTTGGAGGAAATTAGGAAAAAGATAATGATAAGAACTGTGGATATGATTAAGTTTGCCAACACCTGGATATCTGATATTGCATTTATGGCTAGACTTATCTTACAGGAGAATAAGGACAAGTCTAGGACATGCAAGGTGCTTTGGAATGCTGATGTTAGGTTTGAGATTGGAGAAAGGGAGTACAAGCATACAATTAACTTGGCTGATAGAGTTTGTAGTTGTAGAACTTGGCAACTGAGAGACATTCCATGCCAACATGCTATTACTGCTTTGTGTCACATAGAACAGGAGCCTGAACCTCTTGTGGAGCATTGGTATAAGAAGGATACTTTCTTAAAGGCTTATAGTCATTTCATCCAACCAATTCCAAATATGAAGATGTGGCCTGAAACTAACAATCCAAGGATTGAACCTCCTGAACCTAAACCAATGCCTGACAGACCTGCAAGAAGTAGaagaaagggcaaagatgaaccaAGAAAGAAGTATGGAAAAATGTCTAAACAAGGAGTGAAACAGAATTGTTCCATGTGTAAACAACAAGGTCATAACAAGAGATATTGCAAG GTTGCTGATCAAAGTTCAGAAGCAGCTACCCATAATTCACAATTTACTGGTCAAAGCTCACAAGGAAGTTGCCAACCTAAACCAAAAAACTTCAGTCAACCTGAACCAAAAAAGACTCTACAAGCTGAACCAACAACATTCAGCCAACCTGCATCAACTACATCAAGCAAGCATGCTTCTTCAACAACAGTTTGTGCTGATACAAGTAGAGTTAAGAGGGTGAATGATACAAGCTCAAGCCAACCACCATCATATGTGGATACAAgtattccttttacaagaggaataacaagtcAACTACCTCGGAGGGAAAGAAAGACTGTTGGACAAAAGAGACGAGTTGCAGCAACTGGAGAAGACTCTGCAAGAGGGGGGACAAAGAAATCATCATATGGTGGATCAA CTAGGGACTTCAAGTCAAAGAATTCTACCAACAGGTTCAAATTTTAA